The bacterium genome segment AGAAAGTTTTATTTCTCTATCAAGCCACTTCACGATTTCATCCATTGAAGCGCCGGGCGTAAAAATCTCCTTAACTCCTGCTTTTTTAAGTGTCAAAATATCGTCTGCTGGAATAATTCCGCCGCCAAAGACAACAACATCTTCTGCGTTTTCCTTTTTCAAGAGCTCAATTACTGCAGGAAACAAGGTCATATGCGCCCCGGATAAAATACTTAGTCCAATTGCATCGACGTCTTCTTGAATTGCACTTTTCACGACCATTTCCGGCGTTTGATGCAGTCCGGTGTAAATTACTTCCATGCCCGCATCGCGTAGGGCTCGCGCGATCACTTTTGCCCCACGGTCATGCCCATCCAGGCCAACTTTGCCGATTAAAATACGCAGTGGTCGTTTGGTCATAAGAACTTATCACTTATTGAAAATTTACTCTTTCAGGAGATCTTTCGACTCAACTTGAGTTCATTAACATTCACTCAAGTTATCGCTCAAGATGACAGTGTCTCTAGTCAATGAAGAAATAAAATGCTGTCATCTTGAGTGGGCAAGGGTCAAAATTTATTTTGACTCTGCGCAGTCGAAAGATCTCCAAATATCACTCAGAACGCTTACAGCTTAGACTTGAACTTCTCCTTACTCTTAAACTGATTAAGTTAAAGACTAAGTTCAAGTCTAAGCTGTAAGCGTCGCCAAGGTGCTGCTTAGCATATTACAGAAACCCTGGATCAGTATATACACCATAAACTTCACGGTAAATATCCGAAACTTCACCAATCGTAATCCCGTGGTCAACAGCTGCTAAAAGCACTGGCATCACATTGCGATTCTCCTGACAAGCTTGCCGAATTCTTGCAAGTTCACTCTTTACCGTTTGCGCGTCACGCTTTGCCTTAAAGCTTTTCACGCGCTCGATTTGATCAGCCTCAACCCGGTGGTCAATTTTCAAAGTCGGGATAACGTCTTCGCCGCTGCGATCGTCACTATACTTAGTAATCCCGACAATTGTGCGCTCCCCTCTTTCTAACTGACTTTGAAATACGTATGCCGATTCAGCAATCTCGCGCTGTGGAAATCCCTCTTCAATCGCATTTAACATTCCGCCCATACTATCGAGCTTGTTGATATAATCCCAAGCCTCTTTTTCTACTCTATCAGTCAATTCCTCAACAAAATATGAGCCTCCGAGGGGATCAACCGTATTTGCCACGCCGCTTTCTTC includes the following:
- a CDS encoding cobalamin B12-binding domain-containing protein, whose amino-acid sequence is MTKRPLRILIGKVGLDGHDRGAKVIARALRDAGMEVIYTGLHQTPEMVVKSAIQEDVDAIGLSILSGAHMTLFPAVIELLKKENAEDVVVFGGGIIPADDILTLKKAGVKEIFTPGASMDEIVKWLDREIKLS